The Oleiphilus messinensis DNA segment CCACGCGCCCTTTGTCCACATCCAGACAGGGGATTATCCGTTTTGCCAAACCCATGTGTTTACCTTTTTCTCATTGGCGGCAGTACCAGAATACCACCGCAGATGTTTGTACTATGCATATCGAATAATGCGTAAGTGCTCAGAGGTTACCGCTCCAGTGAGCAAAGTTTTTCAGCAGCTGTAACCCGGCCTCATGACTCTTTTCCGGGTGGAACTGGACGGCAAAGACATTGTCCCGACCGACCGCAGCGGCAAGCTTCTTACCATAATTTGCGGAACCATAAACCGAACCATCAGCAGCGGGCTCTGCATAATAACTGTGCACAAAATAAAAGCGGCTCTGATCCGGTATCCCATGCCACAAAGGATGATCCTGATCCTGGCTCACCTGATTCCACCCCATATGTGGCACTTTCAGTTTCACAGGAGCTTCACCCAACTCAGGATTACCGATTAATGGCTCACCAAAATAGCGTACTTTTTCCGGGAACAAGCCAAGACAGTCAACGCCATTGTTTTCCTCACTATGGGACATCAGCGCCTGCATCCCGACACAGATTCCGAGAAAAGGTCGATCCTTTGCTGCGGTACGAACCAGATCATCAAATCCGAGCCTTCGAATTTCGGCCATACAATCACGGATCGCACCAACACCCGGTAATAATACACGATCTGCATCCAGCACTGTTTTTGGATCAGCGGTCACCAAAACCCGAGCATCAGGCGCCACATGCTCTAATGCCTTGGATACCGAGTGCAAATTGCCCATCCCATAGTCAATTACGGCAATAGTATTCATACTGACAGTACTCACTCTACAAGCAACCTTTTGTGGAAGGCATAATACCCGCCATGCGTGGATCAGGCTCCAATGCCATACGCAATGCACGACCAAAGGCTTTGAACACCGTTTCAATTTGATGGTGGGTATTCAAACCTCGGAGGTTATCAATATGCAGTGTGACCAGGGCGTGATTGACAAACCCCTGGAAAAATTCATAGAACAAGTCCACGTCGAACCCGCCTACGGAGGCCCGCGTGAACGGGACATGCATTTCCAGGCCGGGTCGTCCAGAAAAGTCGATTACAACGCGGGATAATGCTTCGTCCAGCGGCACATAGGCATGGCCATAGCGACGGATACCTTTTCGATCCCCCAATGCCTTGTTAACCGCTTGCCCGAGGGTAATCCCCAAATCTTCGACGGTATGATGCGCATCAATGTGTAAATCGCCATTTGCCACAATATCCATATCAATCAAACCATGTCGGGCAATTTGATCCAACA contains these protein-coding regions:
- the hisB gene encoding imidazoleglycerol-phosphate dehydratase HisB is translated as MAERKARVERNTLETQITVAVNLDGTGDIKQNTGLPFLEHMLDQIARHGLIDMDIVANGDLHIDAHHTVEDLGITLGQAVNKALGDRKGIRRYGHAYVPLDEALSRVVIDFSGRPGLEMHVPFTRASVGGFDVDLFYEFFQGFVNHALVTLHIDNLRGLNTHHQIETVFKAFGRALRMALEPDPRMAGIMPSTKGCL
- the hisH gene encoding imidazole glycerol phosphate synthase subunit HisH gives rise to the protein MNTIAVIDYGMGNLHSVSKALEHVAPDARVLVTADPKTVLDADRVLLPGVGAIRDCMAEIRRLGFDDLVRTAAKDRPFLGICVGMQALMSHSEENNGVDCLGLFPEKVRYFGEPLIGNPELGEAPVKLKVPHMGWNQVSQDQDHPLWHGIPDQSRFYFVHSYYAEPAADGSVYGSANYGKKLAAAVGRDNVFAVQFHPEKSHEAGLQLLKNFAHWSGNL